A window from Temnothorax longispinosus isolate EJ_2023e chromosome 1, Tlon_JGU_v1, whole genome shotgun sequence encodes these proteins:
- the Lis-1 gene encoding lissencephaly-1 homolog encodes MKMVLSQRQREELNKAIADYLSTNGYQDALEAFKKEADMPGEVERKYGGLLEKKWTSVIRLQKKVMELESKLSEAEKEFIEGAPTRGKRSPSEWIPRPPEKFSLSGHRAPINRVIFHPVFSLVVSASEDATIKVWDFESGDFERTLKGHTDSVQDIAFDASGKLLASCSADMSIKLWDFHQSFACVKTMHGHDHNVNSVAFVPQGDLVVSASRDKTIKIWEVATGYCVKTLTGHREWVRMARISPCGELIASCSNDQTVRVWHLATKETKVEFRDHEHVVECIAWAPENARASINAAAGADNKGAHEGPFLASGSRDKMIRVWDVGAGVCLFTLVGHDNWVRCIVFHPGGKFIVSASDDKTLRVWDTRNKRVMKTLEAHLHFCTSVDFHKNHPYVVTGSVDQTVKIWECR; translated from the exons ATGAAAATGGTGCTGTCTCAACGTCAGAGGGAGGAGTT AAATAAGGCGATCGCGGATTACCTTAGCACGAACGGCTATCAAGATGCATTGGAGGCATTCAAGAAGGAAGCCGATATGCCGGGAGAGGTGGAGAGGAAGTACGGAGGCCTCTTGGAGAAGAAGTGGACCTCGGTCATACGGTTGCAGAAGAAG GTAATGGAACTGGAATCTAAACTCTCCGAGGCCGAGAAGGAGTTTATAGAAGGCGCGCCAACGCGCGGCAAGAGATCGCCGTCTGAATGGATACCGAGGCCGCCGGAGAAGTTCAGTCTGTCCGGACACAGAGCCCCTATCAATAGAGTTATTTTCCACCCGGTTTTTAGTCTCGTAGTATCCGCCAGCGAAGATGCTACCATTAAG GTATGGGACTTTGAGAGCGGTGACTTTGAGAGAACGCTGAAGGGTCACACCGATAGCGTACAGGACATCGCGTTCGATGCCTCAGGCAAGTTGCTCGCCTCCTGCAGCGCGGACATGTCCATCAAGCTGTGGGATTTCCATCAGTCGTTCGCTTGCGTCAAGACTATGCACGGCCACGACCACAATGTCAACTCGGTCGCGTTCGTGCCGCAGGGTGACTTGGTCGTGAGCGCTTCCAGGGATAAGACTATCAAGATCTGGGAAGTGGCGACGGGCTACTGTGTGAAGACGCTCACCGGACACAGGGAATGGGTGAGAATGGCACGAATCAGCCCGTGCGGCGAGCTCATTGCCAGCTGTTCGAACGATCAGACTGTTCGGGTATGGCACTTGGCGACGAAGGAGACAAAG GTTGAGTTCAGGGATCACGAGCACGTGGTGGAGTGCATCGCATGGGCGCCGGAGAACGCGAGGGCGTCGATCAACGCGGCGGCCGGGGCGGACAACAAGGGCGCGCACGAAGGGCCCTTCCTCGCTTCCGGCTCACGGGACAAGATGATCCGCGTGTGGGACGTCGGCGCCGGGGTGTGTCTCTTCACCCTCGTCGGGCACGACAACTGGGTGCGATGCATCGTCTTCCATCCTGGCGGCAAGTTTATCGTCAGCGCGTCCGACGATAAGACGCTGCGAGTCTGGGACACGCGCAATAAGCGAGTGATGAAGACCCTCGAAGCACATCTTCACTTCTGCACTTCTGTCG ATTTCCACAAGAACCATCCTTACGTGGTCACCGGGAGCGTCGATCAAACGGTGAAGATTTGGGAGTGCCGCTAG
- the LOC139825278 gene encoding succinate dehydrogenase [ubiquinone] iron-sulfur subunit, mitochondrial isoform X3 — protein MERQEAKVVPRLQIVRVYRWNPETPQVKPYMQQFSVDLNKCGTMVLDVLTFIKAQHDPTLSFRRSCREGICGCCAMNIDGVNTLACITKAKESPQPLVIYPLPHAYVIRDLIPDMEQFLGQFQKIDPYLKRPGEDDFLGMRQILQSPRDRSKLDGLYECIMCACCTYSCPPYWWLGDKYLGPAVLLQAYRWVIDSRDMAHKERLAKLRDLYSVYRCHTIFNCTKTCPKGLNPGKAIAQLKRLLAGLAKKEKPDLDTALPNPCYGEEHGRKE, from the exons ATGGAGAGACAA GAAGCAAAGGTTGTGCCGAGGCTACAAATTGTACGTGTGTACCGATGGAATCCGGAAACGCCGCAAGTGAAGCCGTACATGCAGCAGTTCAGCGTGGATCTGAACAAGTGCGGCACGATGGTGCTGGACGTGTTAACGTTCATCAAGGCGCAGCACGACCCGACGTTATCCTTCCGGAGGTCCTGTCGCGAGGGGATCTGCGGGTGTTGCGCGATGAACATTGACGGCGTGAACACTCTGGCCTGCATAAC AAAGGCAAAAGAATCTCCGCAGCCGCTGGTTATCTATCCTTTACCGCACGCGTACGTGATTCGAGACTTGATACCGGACATGGAGCAGTTCCTGGGACAATTCCAGAAAATCGATCCGTATCTAAAGCGACCGGGTGAGGACGACTTCCTCGGTATGCggcaaattttgcaaagccCAAGGGACAGAAGCAAGCTCGACGGCTTGTACGAGTGCATAATGTGCGCATGTTGCACATATTCATGCCCTCCTTACTGGTGGCTCGGCGACAAGTACTTGGGTCCTGCGGTACTATTGCAG GCATACAGGTGGGTGATAGATTCGCGGGACATGGCGCATAAAGAGAGGCTGGCAAAGTTACGAGACTTGTATTCGGTTTATCGATGCCATACAATCTTCAATTGCACCAAGACATGTCCAAAG GGTTTAAATCCGGGAAAAGCAATAGCGCAACTAAAACGTTTGCTTGCCGGGCTTGCCAAGAAGGAAAAACCAGACCTCGACACAGCACTTCCGAATCCCTGCTACGGCGAAGAGCACGGcagaaaggaataa
- the LOC139825278 gene encoding succinate dehydrogenase [ubiquinone] iron-sulfur subunit isoform X2, whose product MYAAVSGSASTSFWSRGLARIRGSRLSTSANKTPSGLDKVVAAEVAAIAACKAPLKEAKVVPRLQIVRVYRWNPETPQVKPYMQQFSVDLNKCGTMVLDVLTFIKAQHDPTLSFRRSCREGICGCCAMNIDGVNTLACITKAKESPQPLVIYPLPHAYVIRDLIPDMEQFLGQFQKIDPYLKRPGEDDFLGMRQILQSPRDRSKLDGLYECIMCACCTYSCPPYWWLGDKYLGPAVLLQAYRWVIDSRDMAHKERLAKLRDLYSVYRCHTIFNCTKTCPKGLNPGKAIAQLKRLLAGLAKKEKPDLDTALPNPCYGEEHGRKE is encoded by the exons ATGTACGCTGCTGTGAGCGGAAGCGCATCCACGAGCTTCTGGTCGCGTGGACTCGCGCGCATTCGCGGGTCGAGATTGTCGACGTCGGCCAACAAGACTCCGAGTGGGCTGGACAAGGTGGTGGCGGCGGAGGTCGCGGCTATTGCGGCGTGTAAAGCGCCTCTGAAA GAAGCAAAGGTTGTGCCGAGGCTACAAATTGTACGTGTGTACCGATGGAATCCGGAAACGCCGCAAGTGAAGCCGTACATGCAGCAGTTCAGCGTGGATCTGAACAAGTGCGGCACGATGGTGCTGGACGTGTTAACGTTCATCAAGGCGCAGCACGACCCGACGTTATCCTTCCGGAGGTCCTGTCGCGAGGGGATCTGCGGGTGTTGCGCGATGAACATTGACGGCGTGAACACTCTGGCCTGCATAAC AAAGGCAAAAGAATCTCCGCAGCCGCTGGTTATCTATCCTTTACCGCACGCGTACGTGATTCGAGACTTGATACCGGACATGGAGCAGTTCCTGGGACAATTCCAGAAAATCGATCCGTATCTAAAGCGACCGGGTGAGGACGACTTCCTCGGTATGCggcaaattttgcaaagccCAAGGGACAGAAGCAAGCTCGACGGCTTGTACGAGTGCATAATGTGCGCATGTTGCACATATTCATGCCCTCCTTACTGGTGGCTCGGCGACAAGTACTTGGGTCCTGCGGTACTATTGCAG GCATACAGGTGGGTGATAGATTCGCGGGACATGGCGCATAAAGAGAGGCTGGCAAAGTTACGAGACTTGTATTCGGTTTATCGATGCCATACAATCTTCAATTGCACCAAGACATGTCCAAAG GGTTTAAATCCGGGAAAAGCAATAGCGCAACTAAAACGTTTGCTTGCCGGGCTTGCCAAGAAGGAAAAACCAGACCTCGACACAGCACTTCCGAATCCCTGCTACGGCGAAGAGCACGGcagaaaggaataa
- the LOC139825266 gene encoding serine/threonine-protein kinase Chk2 — protein MASQEPIPASLPDTQNADALTQSQGVSSQQPTQPVVWGRLCALYAALPSLDMIRDISYTVGRSLSCDICLTEKELPKKWLNVMSKTHFRIYRERIGDTNETVVFLEDESYNGTFVDQNLVGRGNRVIIGNNSEIALVKNFFTVYTFMSTNVHENGCELPPELKQTYVIGRKLGAGACGEVRLLFNKDGSGMFAMKIIQKNYFSTGTGNILNNPANIRNEVEILKKLKHPCIIHLEDIHDTPAAMYIILELMEGGELLDRIKNEDKLSESCAKLIFYQVVLAVHYLHKEGITHRDLKPENILLKDTSDKPLVKVSDFGMSKFVDAHTMMKTFCGTPMYVAPEILTTNGRSSYTSQVDVWSLGVILYVCLSGRVPFQNATLVEQIIGGRYEFPRSLFQHVSQDATNLIKRMMTVNPRERITVPKILLSSWLRDVRMQTEVNRLLTGNNMDNDENVPPSNVCHKRPRLMV, from the exons ATGGCGTCGCAGGAACCTATCCCCGCTAGTCTGCCCGACACCCAGAACGCGGATGCTCTGACACAGTCGCAGGGTGTGTCGAGCCAGCAGCCAACGCAACCGGTCGTCTGGGGAAGGCTGTGCGCTCTTTATGCAGCTCTGCCAAGTCTGG ATATGATAAGGGACATTAGTTATACAGTGGGACGCTCCTTGAGCTGCGACATTTGCCTGACTGAAAAAGAGTTGCCTAAGAAATGGCTGAATGTTATGAGCAAGACACATTTCCGCATATACAGGGAGCGTATTGGAGACACGAATGAGACGGTCGTGTTTCTCGAAGATGAGAGCTACAATGGGACTTTTGTCGACCAGAACCTGGTCGGTCGTGGAAACCGCGTCATCATTGGAAATAATTCCGAGATTGCCTTGGTCAAGAATTTCTTCACAG TTTATACGTTTATGAGTACGAATGTACACGAGAACGGTTGTGAGTTGCCACCAGAACTGAAGCAGACGTACGTGATCGGCCGTAAACTGGGAGCAGGAGCCTGTGGCGAAGTGAGGCTACTGTTTAACAAGGATGGTTCCGGAATGTTTGCCATGaaaattatacagaaaaattattttagcacTGGGACTGGAAACATTCTCAATAATCCGGCCAACATTAGAAACGAggttgaaatattaaagaagcTGAAACAT CCCTGTATAATTCATTTGGAGGATATTCACGATACGCCCGCAGCCATGTACATTATTCTCGAGTTAATGGAAGGTGGCGAGTTGTTggatagaataaaaaatgaagataaacTGTCTGAATCTTGTGCAAAACTGATATTCTATCAAGTTGTACTCGCGGTCCACTATTTGCACAAAGAGGGTATTACCCACAGAGACTTGAAG CCAGAGAATATACTGCTAAAGGACACGTCGGATAAGCCTTTAGTCAAGGTATCAGATTTCGGCATGTCCAAGTTTGTAGATGCCCACACAATGATGAAAACATTCTGCGGGACTCCCATGTACGTTGCCCCCGAGATTTTGACAACCAATGGACGCAGTTCTTATACAAGTCAA GTTGACGTATGGAGTTTGGGAGTGATATTGTACGTCTGTTTGAGCGGCAGGGTCCCTTTTCAAAATGCCACTTTAGTGGAGCAGATTATAGGTGGACGGTATGAATTTCCACGTTCGCTCTTTCAACATGTATCACAAGATGCTACAAATCTG ATTAAACGTATGATGACGGTGAATCCGAGGGAACGTATAACGGTGCCCAAGATCTTGCTAAGTTCGTGGTTACGAGACGTGCGGATGCAAACAGAAGTGAATAGATTGCTAACGGGCAATAACATGGACAACGACGAGAATGTGCCACCTTCGAATGTCTGTCACAAACGTCCGCGGCTTATGGTTTGA
- the LOC139825359 gene encoding SOSS complex subunit C homolog: MAFSQSNSRELQNRKILEELQLKKQMLLKQGVAPTLNTSLGVSSTGSASSITATQSNDGVAISASQRAALHNAHAASFGYFVTQDSSFGNLILPVLPRFDNK, translated from the exons ATGGCTTTTTCGCAATCAAACTCAAGAG AATTGCAGAATAGAAAAATCTTAGAGGAGCTGCAGCTGAAGAAGCAGATGCTTCTGAAGCAAGGAGTCGCGCCGACCTTGAATACGTCGTTAGGGGTCTCGTCGACTGGCTCCGCATCAAGTATA ACGGCAACGCAATCTAACGATGGCGTAGCGATAAGTGCGTCCCAAAGAGCAGCATTGCATAATGCACACGCAGCTTCGTTTGGTTATTTCGTTACGCAGGACTCTTCCTTTGGAAACCTGATATTACCGGTTCTCCCTAGATTTGACAATAAATGA
- the LOC139825323 gene encoding rRNA N(6)-adenosine-methyltransferase METTL5-like: MAGLRLGQLEEYLQQLDVFEKPKISLEQYATSAHIASHLLYTAQSQFDDIKSKSIADLGSGCGTLSLGAKMLGAEYVVGFEIDSNAVDIQYRNCSDIELFVEIVQCDVLQYLPGRFEKYFDTVIMNPPFGTKNNPGIDIKFLETAIKLSSNAVYSLHKSSTRDYVLSKATQLGARGTVIAELRYDLPRAYKFHKKASVDIQVDFIRFELKR; this comes from the exons ATGGCTGGGCTTCGACTTGGTCAGTTGGAGGAGTATCTGCAGCAACTGGATGTCTTTGAAAAACCAAAAATCTCACTCGAGCAGTATGCCACCAGTGCGCATATTGCCTCGCATTTGTTGTACACCGCACAGTCACAGTTTGATGACATAAAGAGTAAAAGCATAGCGGATCTAGGCTCCGGATGTGGCACATTGTCGTTGGGTGCCAAAATGCTTGGTGCTGAATATGTAGTTGGATTCGAGATAGATTCCAACGCGGTTGATATACAGTACAGAAACTGCAGTGACATAGAACTCTTTGTCGAAATTGTGCAGTGTGACGTACTGCAATATTTACCAG GAAGATTTGAAAAATACTTTGATACTGTTATAATGAATCCACCTTTCGGCACCAAGAACAATCCCGGGATCGACATCAAGTTTCTGGAAACGGCAATCAAACTTTCGTCCAACGCGGTTTATTCTCTGCACAAGAGCAGCACGCGGGATTATGTTCTATCGAAAGCAACGCAGCTTGGTGCGAGAGGAACAGTGATAGCCGAGCTCAGATACGACCTGCCGAGGGCTTACAAGTTCCACAAGAAAGCGTCCGTCGACATTCAGGTGGATTTTATACGATTTGAATTAAAGCGCTGA
- the Aldh7a1 gene encoding putative aldehyde dehydrogenase family 7 member A1 homolog, which translates to MSHLLRKSGCYISQSHVQMTRHLVTDPKYGFLKQLGINVENPGLYDGRWGGSGKLVESISPATGKVIAKVRESTPQEASNAVTEARKAWPQWASIPMPARGDIVRQIGDELRRYLEPLGRLVSLEMGKILTEGIGEVQEFIDICDYAVGLSRTLPGSLFPSERKNHALLEKWNPLGVVGVISAFNFPIAVYGWNSAIAMVCGNTVVWKEASSTPLVAIATTKIIASVLERNGIPGSVASLITGGPDVGETLVNDKRVPLISFTGSTKVGRQVALKIQQRFGRSLLELGGNNALIVAQDADLEMAVRAAVFSCVGTAGQRCTTTRRLILHKKIKDDVLGRLKAAYKSILDRVGDPLDDGVLYGPLHNQPAVDAYKAACQKAVEAGGTIEFGGKQIERAGFYVEPTIISGLPAGAEVVQQETFAPIVYILEANSLEEAIDLNNGVEQGLSSSLFTKSIGNVFQWISPHGSDCGIVNVNIGTSGAEIGGAFGGEKATGGGRESGSDAWKHYMRRATITINYGNELPLAQGIKFE; encoded by the exons ATGTCACATTTGTTGAGGAAAAGTGGTTGCTACATTTCCCAATCCCACGTCCAAATGACGAGACACTTGGTGACCGATCCAAAGTAtggatttttaaaacaattaggTATCAACGTTGAAAATCCCGGCCTCTACGATGGAAGGTGGGGTGGTTCTGGCAAG TTGGTAGAATCAATATCGCCGGCGACCGGCAAAGTGATAGCGAAGGTCCGCGAGTCCACGCCACAGGAAGCTAGCAATGCTGTAACAGAAGCACGTAAAGCGTGGCCACAATGGGCATCTATCCCGATGCCGGCTAGGGGAGACATCGTACGGCAAATTGGGGACGAGCTCAGGAGATATTTGGAGCCGCTGGGACGTTTAGTATCCTTGGAAATGG GAAAGATATTAACGGAGGGCATAGGCGAGGTCCAGGAATTCATCGATATATGCGATTATGCGGTCGGGTTGTCGCGGACGTTACCCGGCAGCCTATTCCCGTCGGAGAGAAAGAACCACGCGCTCTTGGAAAAATGGAATCCTTTAGGCGTAGTCGGCGTCATCTCCGCGTTCAATTTTCCCATAGCG GTATATGGCTGGAATAGCGCTATCGCTATGGTCTGCGGTAACACTGTCGTCTGGAAAGAAGCATCGAGCACACCTTTGGTAGCCATCGCGACTACTAAAATAATCGCGAGCGTCTTGGAGCGCAACGGTATCCCAGGTTCCGTCGCATCCTTGATCACGGGTGGGCCGGATGTCGGAGAGACTCTGGTGAACGACAAACG GGTACCTCTCATTTCGTTCACCGGAAGCACGAAAGTAGGAAGACAAGTAGCTCTCAAGATTCAGCAAAGATTTGGAAGATCTCTACTGGAGCTCGGTGGTAACAACGCATTAATCG TCGCACAGGATGCCGATTTAGAAATGGCAGTGAGAGCAGCGGTCTTCTCATGCGTTGGAACAGCTGGACAAAGATGTACCACCACCAGGagattaatattacataagaaGATTAAGGACGACGTTCtag GGAGATTGAAAGCGGCGTATAAAAGCATATTGGACCGAGTCGGAGACCCGTTGGATGACGGTGTGCTGTATGGACCGTTGCACAATCAGCCAGCAGTTGATGCATATAAG GCAGCATGTCAGAAAGCTGTAGAAGCCGGTGGCACGATAGAATTCGGTGGAAAGCAAATAGAGCGAGCCGGTTTTTACGTTGAGCCGACGATCATCTCGGGATTACCAGCTGGTGCCGAAGTGGTGCAACAAGAAACTTTCGCTCCGATTGTGTACATCTTGGAGGCAAACTCTCTGGAGGAGGCTATCGATCTTAACAACGGCGTAGAGCAAGGACTGAGCAGTAGTCTCTTTACTAAAAGTATTGGAAATGTATTTCAG TGGATTAGCCCTCACGGATCAGACTGCGGAATAGTCAATGTCAACATCGGCACCAGCGGTGCTGAGATAGGCGGCGCGTTTGGTGGTGAAAAGGCCACGGGCGGAGGCCGTGAGAGCGGAAGCGACGCGTGGAAACATTACATGCGGCGTGCCACCATCACAATCAATTACGGAAACGAGCTACCTCTGGCTCAGGGCATCAAATTTGAATAA
- the LOC139825278 gene encoding succinate dehydrogenase [ubiquinone] iron-sulfur subunit isoform X1 yields MYAAVSGSASTSFWSRGLARIRGSRLSTSANKTPSGLDKVVAAEVAAIAACKAPLKVSHPTLEIKHEDLSIAQENVKMLFSEAKVVPRLQIVRVYRWNPETPQVKPYMQQFSVDLNKCGTMVLDVLTFIKAQHDPTLSFRRSCREGICGCCAMNIDGVNTLACITKAKESPQPLVIYPLPHAYVIRDLIPDMEQFLGQFQKIDPYLKRPGEDDFLGMRQILQSPRDRSKLDGLYECIMCACCTYSCPPYWWLGDKYLGPAVLLQAYRWVIDSRDMAHKERLAKLRDLYSVYRCHTIFNCTKTCPKGLNPGKAIAQLKRLLAGLAKKEKPDLDTALPNPCYGEEHGRKE; encoded by the exons ATGTACGCTGCTGTGAGCGGAAGCGCATCCACGAGCTTCTGGTCGCGTGGACTCGCGCGCATTCGCGGGTCGAGATTGTCGACGTCGGCCAACAAGACTCCGAGTGGGCTGGACAAGGTGGTGGCGGCGGAGGTCGCGGCTATTGCGGCGTGTAAAGCGCCTCTGAAAGTTAGTCACCCCACACTCGAGATAAAGCATGAAGATCTCTCTATCGCGCAGGAAAACGTGAAGATGCTCTTTTCT GAAGCAAAGGTTGTGCCGAGGCTACAAATTGTACGTGTGTACCGATGGAATCCGGAAACGCCGCAAGTGAAGCCGTACATGCAGCAGTTCAGCGTGGATCTGAACAAGTGCGGCACGATGGTGCTGGACGTGTTAACGTTCATCAAGGCGCAGCACGACCCGACGTTATCCTTCCGGAGGTCCTGTCGCGAGGGGATCTGCGGGTGTTGCGCGATGAACATTGACGGCGTGAACACTCTGGCCTGCATAAC AAAGGCAAAAGAATCTCCGCAGCCGCTGGTTATCTATCCTTTACCGCACGCGTACGTGATTCGAGACTTGATACCGGACATGGAGCAGTTCCTGGGACAATTCCAGAAAATCGATCCGTATCTAAAGCGACCGGGTGAGGACGACTTCCTCGGTATGCggcaaattttgcaaagccCAAGGGACAGAAGCAAGCTCGACGGCTTGTACGAGTGCATAATGTGCGCATGTTGCACATATTCATGCCCTCCTTACTGGTGGCTCGGCGACAAGTACTTGGGTCCTGCGGTACTATTGCAG GCATACAGGTGGGTGATAGATTCGCGGGACATGGCGCATAAAGAGAGGCTGGCAAAGTTACGAGACTTGTATTCGGTTTATCGATGCCATACAATCTTCAATTGCACCAAGACATGTCCAAAG GGTTTAAATCCGGGAAAAGCAATAGCGCAACTAAAACGTTTGCTTGCCGGGCTTGCCAAGAAGGAAAAACCAGACCTCGACACAGCACTTCCGAATCCCTGCTACGGCGAAGAGCACGGcagaaaggaataa